AGCTGTTAGATGTGGCGTATTTCAGTGTCTTGAGCAATGAACTGGCATTTATCTTAAGCCATTCAGCCAAGACTACAGAAGGCAAGAGTGTGTTTTGTGCCAGCCTTTAGTGAGTGCCTGAAGAAAGCATCGCAGCCGCTTCGCTCCATTAATGAGCACAAGAGCACCAAGCAAAAGTGACCCCCTCTCACCccacattcattaaaaacttCGGACTGGTCCCGTTGTCCATCGTGTGATTGTTCTTTCTCTGGAACTGAGGGTTCCTCAAGACCGGGCCAACTGACTGACAAAACTTCTAACATCTTCAAACAGGAATGGCAAAGACTACTGAATGTGAATGGTTCTTAATTGGATATCTCCCACAGGGCTCGTTTAGAACAAGGCCTCTGCTCATGTTGTCGGGATAGGAAGACGGCACCACAGCTGGCTGCCTGAATTTGCATCCCATATTATTAATGTCaaggatttaaaataaatgtaatcacaaaggaaacagaataaaatggaATGAGATCAGTGACAACAACTCCCTTATGAAGCTGAGCAAGACTACAAGGCAAAACGGATACCATGAAGAAATATATAGGACATTCCAGTGAAACTATTAGACCTATTCctgatggacagatggacaCACCCAGCACACGATTAATTTATGTTCTAAAGAAATGCTCTTTGATGTAACAGTTTCTGGTAGTGGAGACTCTGCTCCAGGTCACCCACTCCAGGTTTTGCTGACTTCTTGTCTGGCTCCTTCCTGCTTACCAAAACCTGCAATCAATTTGGAGTCAGGCCCTAATGTATGCTGCCTGTTTCCTCATTGGAGTTTGCagagattttgtgtgtttgagtggtcTTTTTCCTGGTAGTTAGCTTTTCTAGGCCATTTTATGCCCAtgtctgtcttttgttttttttgactctggtgtttcatgttttttgacTCTGGTGTTGCACCCTGCTTGGCTATATTTTTGGACGCTGGTGCTGGTTTTGATGCCTCATCAGTTAACACCTCATCGATTATCACCCaactccccctccaccccaacagcacaacaaataaaaagcaaacacaaaccacagcacacacagcctaACCCCTATGCTTCCCATCTGTTACATTCAGGCATCTCTGTGCATTGAAAACCAGGCCTAGATTTTAACAAAGTCCTTAGCACATTTGAAATATGACCAATTATGGACAATTCACATGTACCCCATacagcagatttttaaaaaaacatcagtTATATTATATTTCAGTGACACACTAGAATGCCATGTAATTAAGTGGCAATTTTATAATACAAAAACACCCAGACAGACCAATACAGCAAACCAATTGCTCACGCTATAGAAACCGCAATAGTGTGTTGAGCCTGTGCTCTCTGATAGCTGTGGTCTTGTGTTTGTATGCCTCGGAACAGATTTTAGTGTGTTGGGGAGTGGCTTTGCGGTGGTGAGGTTGAACTGTAGGACCCTGTGTGGGGAGTGTTCACAGTAGCTGGAGTGAACCCTGGGTGAGGAGTGTTCACAGTAGCTGGAATGAACCCTGTGTGGGGAGTGTTCACAGTAGCTGGAGTGAACCCTGTGTGGGGAGTGTTCACAGTAGCTGGAGTGGAGAACACAGTAAAGCTGCCCACTGCCTGCTGGATTCATATTGATCTGCCAAGGGCCAGGCTGAGAAAACATTTGCCAAATTGGGTGGAAAATATGATTTGTTTACAGCTTAGTTTGTCCAGCACATGGGCACCTTGAAAACTCATTTGAAGTGTGTTACCTTTCAACAGTGCAACCATAAGGCAGCTTAATTACTTACCCCAACATATTGAATGTTGTTTATTTCAGAATCAGTGAAATGTCTCCCAGTATTATTATGGCCAGTTACTAAATAAGTTGACAAATAAAGCACCGATGAGAAGCTGTGCTGTAATAATCTGTATTGTTTGGCCTGTTGGATACGTAGCCCTGAAATCTGGCAAAGGAAGCATTTGTACTGATGGAGCCAATGTTTCCACAGAGCAGAATGTCATTTGTGCTCCATTACTGAGTCTTTTACTATGTTTACTAAATATGCAGTAGCAGCTATAGGAGCCCACAGGAGTACTTCACAgctatggagtgtgtgtgtgtgtgtgtgtgtgtgtgtgtgtgtggtgtgcgtgtgcgtgtgcgtgtgcgtgtgtggtgtatgtgtgtgtgtgtgtgtgtgcgtgcgcgcgtgtgtgtgtgcgtgtgcgtgtgtgtgtgtgcgtgtgtgtgtgtgtgatgcttcTCTGTTGGAAAGAAAAACGGTCTCCCTCTGGGAAGTGCACAGGAAATAGAGGAAatatgtgagagacagagaggaggggagagggaggaaagatCAGCCACTCCCTGAGTAGTCTAGTTGTATCCAAAGTGAGCTGGGCACGAGTGTGCCTACATATTGTTCAGGTTCCGGCCCATTCCAGAATCTAATTCCATCTACTTTTTGAAGGATTTGAGATGCTAGCTTTTTCAAAGTGTGTTAATGAGAGGTCTGATTACCAGTGTATGTGAGATGTTCTCCACCTTAAACACAGTGTGCTGTTCAAACCCCTAATAGAATGAGACACAGAAAGCATGTGTCCTAACTGTTCGGCCGGTTAAATAGAGGGCACAAATGTTGTAAGTGTGTTTATCTTTTTGTTTATGCACTGGAAGGAAACACTCAGAAATTACCCCCCTGTAGAGCACATCAGTATGCTTTATCTGTTTACTTTAGATAAGAGCCAGAGGGCTTATGCATTTACAGAAAGAGTTGAGATTCTGCAAAGTGCATCTGTCCTCTCAAGGCCTTGGTAAATCAGACTGtcaacacaaatcaaattagACCGGAACAGCAATATAGGTACTTGGCCATTCCTGTCCTTTGAtgagaaaattacatttgactTCCACCTGGGATATAAATAGTACATGGATAAtatgaaaggagaaaaaaccTTAAAGCGCCTTAGTTACGTAAAATATGAGCTATTAATACCATTAATGATGGACTTATCGCTGCTACCCTACTCTTTAAACAACACATCAAACAATTGCCTCATCCGCGCGCTAAAAGTGATCTTTACTCGCGAGTGTGGTCCATCCCCTCCCCCTTGTGCATGATATGGTTCTGTAGGAAGGGACCCCAGACAGCAGTCTGCGCGTGagaagcacaaacacagggatcGCGTGCGGAGAGAGAAACCAGCTGGCACTAAGACCACCCTGTATGGCAAACTAAACACCGTGACAGGGTGAGAAACGGAGCTTCAGAAACTTCTTATTATTGACGACGAGGGCAGCAGCCGCCACGCGATTCTACATTCCTTTTCATCCGTGCCTTTGCCTCAAACTGAGCAAACATCTTTTTAGACAAGAGGAGAAGACAATGGCGAGATTTTGTCTTGAACCGTAATCCAACAGCAACGCGCAGAATCTGGCGCATGCCCGTGCACATTTCATCTCAAACAACGCGCGCGCAGTGATCGCCACATGCCCGAGACATGCGCTCGTGAACtgacacatttaaaatttttctGACGGCGCTCTAAGAACCTTGTGCAACTTTGCACTGAAGCTTGGATGCGGTCGCGGTCGCCGCGGCTCGAGAGAGCAGCAGCGCACCAGAGGTTGGGATTCAGCACTGAAACTGCGGACAGCGCGCGTGCAGAGTTCGTCCCGCGCCCTCGCCCTCCGGGACCATCGCTGCCGCTTCTCACGAGCAGACATGCATCGTAACCAGTGTGTCGTTCCCGAGCGTCTGTTTACCTCCTTGTAAGCATCATTCTGAGATGCATTAACGACACGCGTGTGGACGGAGACGAGCCGTATGGTAAAAATATAGGTAAGGCGCAGATTTTTCTCTCAGAACCGCCAACAGGCTCTCAGTCGCGCAGAACAGTTACAACACCAGCAAGACCATAAAACGTGCCGTGCTTTGCTTTAGCAGAGAACGGAGGTATAGCTCTAAATTGAATTTCTTTCACAGGCTAGTATGTCTGCACTTCGGAAGAAATTTGGGGACGACTACCAGATAGTGACCACCTCGTCCAGCGGCTCTGGATTCAACCAAGCCGCCccggagaagaaaaggaaacGGCAGAGATTCGTGGACAAGAACGGCCGCTGTAACGTCCAGCACGGGAACCTCGGCGGGGAGACCAGCAGATACCTTTCAGACTTGTTCACTACTTTAGTGGATCTGAAATGGCGTTggaatttgttcattttcattctcaCATATACAGTCGCATGGCTCTTTATGGCTTCAATGTGGTGGGTCATTGCATACATAAGAGGGGACCTCAACCGAGCCCACGATGACAAGTACACGCCGTGCGTCGCCAACGTTTATAACTTTCCGTCCGCTTTTTTATTCTTCATCGAAACCGAGGCGACCATAGGCTACGGCTACAGGTACATCACGGACAAGTGCCCGGAGGGcatcattctctttctcttccagtCCATCCTTGGATCAATTGTAGATGCCTTTTTGATAGGCTGCATGTTCATTAAGATGTCTCAGCCCAAGAAAAGGGCCGAGACGCTGATGTTTAGTGAACATGCAGCTATCTCCATGAGAGACGGAAAACTCACTCTGATGTTCAGGGTCGGGAACCTGCGCAACAGCCACATGGTCTCCGCACAGATACGCTGCAAATTACTCAAAGTAAGTGCCTGTCCTCTGTTGTtcagtggcaaaaaaaaatgaataaaaaaaaacacagcgaTGCTATTCTTTAGAAAGTGCTCGACTGCAAGATAGTTATAGCACTACTTTTTATTCACCTGTCAGAAGTAGTCATTCAGCTTCCGTTTCGTTGTCTGGAATGTGCCGACAGGGAAAATGTGATCATGACATTTACATCGGCTCTTTTGTCCAAAGCAGAGATTTAACAGAGGCCATTGCTACTGTTATAACTGCTTTCCGTATGCATTACATAAGGACTATTCCCAAAATGAACGTGTTTATTGTATACTTACCTTACACAGTAGCAAGTCTACAAACGGTATAAGTAAAAACAATGTTATTCGCCTGGGATTGTACAACAGTCTAATTTAGactaacatttttttcctgttttggcCATCTCAGTGTTTTTGTCATTAGTTCTTCAAGTTTGGAGAGAAAGGCATTAGCAGCCAGATGTGCCAATGGTCTTTTTGAACTTTGACCTTTGATTCGATATACCTCTCTGCCTATTTTCTGATGACTGATCGCTCTGATTTCCACATAAATGCGGTAAGTGCTGTCAGCAGGTTGACTGCCTGGCGGAGTTTAAAGCGGCGCTCCTCTCCGACCTCTTTTGCTTCTTCCCCAGTCTCGGCAGACGCCCGAGGGCGAGTTTCTCCCGCTGGATCAGCTGGAGTTGGATGTGGGCTTCAGCACCGGCGCGGATCAACTCTTTCTCGTCTCGCCGCTCACCATCTGCCACGTGATCGACAGCAAAAGCCCGTTTTACGAGCTTTCTCAGCGGTCCATGCAGACAGAGCAGTTCGAAATAGTGGTGATACTGGAAGGGATCGTGGAAACAACAGGTAAGTGATTTACTCCACAAGCAGGAGTCTAACAGTTTGGTATGGGAATGATCATTTCAGTGAAAAGCTTCTGAAAATCATGCATACCAGGTGTCACTAAGTGTAGGCCTACTGCACAGACCATGTTTGACTCTTTATTGGATCTGATTGATTGCACTTTATTGACAAATGCTAAAGTGGCAGTATAAATATATTCAGGGTCAGTGATTAAGTCTGACAGCTGTGTGGGTCTTTTTTTCACCAGGGAACAcagtttcacatttacattctcTGAAAGTTCATAGACATAGATATCttttataataatgttaattGATCAAGATTTAAAATGccttaaacatatatttaattcCCATTTGGacttttatgtatttaatacCCAGTTTCACTCTGAATTTTGTTGATTGTGTTAGTTGAAATGTAAGAGTTAAGTTTGGTCTGAAAACTTACTTAGATTTCTATAAAATTGGAATACAGCCATACATGAATCATGCCACTGTACACAGGCCTTTGCCGTTCCTCATCAGTGCACGGACATGTCTATGAAACGCTCTGGTGTGACGGATCATAGTACTGTATTTAGCTGTGCTTTCATTCTGTCTCCAAGTACGATTAGGCAGAAATGTGTCAGAATTAATGTCAGCATGGTGATGATGGAGAACACACAGGCTGTTGGTGCAGAGCACACAGAATGTTAGGGTAGAGCATGCAGGAGTGTAGGGTGGAGCATGCAGAAGTGTAGGGTGGAGCATGCAGGAGTGTAGGGTGGAGCATGCAGGAGTGTAGGGTGGAGCATGCAGAAGTGTAGGGTGGAGCATGCAGGTTGGTGGAACTGGAGCATGCAGCTTTAGACAGGCTGCACCCTGTTTTTCCTGAACGTCACAAGCAGCTGGGTTAGAAGGGACATTATGATCTCTACTCGAGTCTGCTCACTTGCTGTTTTCAGTGGGCTGCGTGTACAATCCCATGAGCCTTTGTTCCTGGTGTTTTTCCATTGTTACTAAGAAAGCTACACAAAGCAAAAATCCAAagagttttacattttgaatgaaaaacattttgatttgtCACGTTTGACAAATCTAGCACGACAGCATGTTTGCCTAGTACTTTGGAAAAGTCATCAGTGACTAGATTGGCTTTAGCTTCAGGAAGTCACGTTGGTGATCAAACGTGATGTTTACTGCTGACTGAAGATCAAACGAAGGTTAGTAGCTtaagtgaaatgtaaatgttaaaactTCATTAGCGCCGTTAATTAAGATCTGTAAAGTCAGCCGGTGTTCTGAACAGGTGCCGTAAACACTGAGTGGGGTTTTCATTGGACCAGGTGGGAAAGCCTGCATGGTGGTGACCTGCAGAACGTGTAACAATACCTTTAGTGCTTTACACAGCATCTGAAGCTGTTGTAGGGACTTGGCCTCTGGATTAGGAGTATGTGTGGTAGGCGACAGCCAATAAAACCTGgatgtgtttcatttaaaacGTTGGGCATCGCATAATGGTATTTTGTATATGTGGCTTCTCTTCTGTGTAGAGATGCTATGAAGAGGCGCAGAATGGCCCTGGTGCTAATGGTTATTATGAGACCTTATAAAGTGTGTCCTGGCTTTTAGTTAAAATGCTTACAGCTTGTGTCTAAACATGGCCTAAGTAACTGCATGTTCATTTGGAGGGTTGCTGCAAAGTGTTTATTGTCTTTCAGTCACATGAAACAGATGAAACTGGAGACGAACAACATAAGCTCAGTTTAAACTGCCCTTATTCGAGAGTCAGGAATGaaaaacttgttttaaaaaaacaatgctCCATTAAAAATGGATGTAGGCCTACAGTGAAACTCCCAGATCCCAAGACTCTCTGGTTTTCTGGTCACTGTaactctgtttccatggcaacctgcttttaaccccccacccccctcatgTGCTTTCAAGGTTTTGAACAGCCACTGAACTTCTGATTATTTTGAAGCCCTGAAAACTGTCTGCAAAGCATTTTGTCTCATTGTGGTCTCTGGGTGGACAGGGCGCAAAGCCGTGAGTTTTGGATCTATAAATTGAATAGAGACAAACAAAGTAATTATAAGGAATATTCATACTGCGAAAATATTAGTAaatctagtaaaaaaaaaaattgtaaaaatttaTCCCTGTAATCCTCTGCATTTAGTATTTAATACAAGAATATGTTGTGGCACAAACTGATAAATCTGATAAATCATATATAAAACTGTAAACATGAAACTATAAAATTGATAAAGCATTCTTTAGACAACAGATTCATAAGCATTCTGTGTTACCACTTTGAAAGGCTTTTAGAGGCTTGAAGTGCTACAGGCCCTTGGTCCCTCTCCCTGTCGCTATCAAACAGTTCTGACACAGTAAGTTTCTCTCGAGCGCCTGAATGACTTTGTTTACTTCTCACCGAGGTAATTATGCAGACATTTTGAGAACTCAGTGGAGTTGCCCTTTAAATTCAGCACTTCTTTTAGTGAAGGTACAAAGCAAAGTTTTTGTCTCACGTAGGTATCAGAATGGCTATAGTGTCGTTTTTATTTGATCACCAACAGTAATTGCACCGTTATCCACACTTTACCTCTTGGTCATGAATAACTATTGGCAACACAGCCTCCGATTATATTAGTCACGTTAAATGATCGGATTGAGTTCTGAGTGCTGCCCCGTTGAATTCGTTATCAGGTCGTTTGCTCAAGTTCAGGATGTCCAAGATGATTTCCTGTCTCTTTTGCTTCAAAGGCAGCAATCAacggtctgtctgtctttccagCATGTGGCTTTGAGGTCTGACATCAACACACGTCATTCACGGCCGCTTTTGAAACGCTGGCTATACCTGCTCTGAAACCATCTCTTCTCATGGCAGGCAGTGCTGTGTGGCATCTGGGCACGGCACCTTACACACGAAGCCTGCTACAACATGGTATAGTGTCGCCCACTCCCTGAATTATGTGGGAGTGCATCCTATACGCAGGTGAAAATTCATAGCTGATTCTAACATttctattaatattattatattattaattgtattaatatttcttCTTTCTGTGTAGTTCAGTGGCATAATTCTGTCCTCTGCCAGTTCATGTGCCATCTAGAGAGGCTTATACTTCGTATATCTGAAGCTGCAGTAGCACAGAAGGAGGAAACTGCAATCATTTAATTGATGAGTACACTATCATCTGCAAAAGCACGCGACGCGAGTCGTCTCTCGCTTCGTGGATGTCCTGTTAGTCAGCCCTCCACCGTTTAGGGCCCACGCTTTGCTCCAGTGATGACGTCCACCTATCATTCATTTTTTCCACCTTATATCCCTCCACCAGTAAGAGGTGCGTGTATCCCAGCAGGATTGATGTGAAGAACTTACCACACATTCTTGAGGTTGACAGGTTTTGTCAGCATCTCTTCAAGTCTAGGAATATTTGGGTTTGAAACACTTTGTTTTTGCTACCGTCACTGGTAAATCTGTTGTTTTTACAGCTTCCTGTTTTTACAATTTCCTTTTTGGAGAAGGAGgatgtaattttcttttctgGGGAGCCGGCAGGAAGGACTGAGCTCAGTCAGCACACGGCAGCAGAAAAGGGACGCGGCTTTGA
This region of Electrophorus electricus isolate fEleEle1 chromosome 2, fEleEle1.pri, whole genome shotgun sequence genomic DNA includes:
- the kcnj3a gene encoding G protein-activated inward rectifier potassium channel 1 isoform X2 is translated as MSALRKKFGDDYQIVTTSSSGSGFNQAAPEKKRKRQRFVDKNGRCNVQHGNLGGETSRYLSDLFTTLVDLKWRWNLFIFILTYTVAWLFMASMWWVIAYIRGDLNRAHDDKYTPCVANVYNFPSAFLFFIETEATIGYGYRYITDKCPEGIILFLFQSILGSIVDAFLIGCMFIKMSQPKKRAETLMFSEHAAISMRDGKLTLMFRVGNLRNSHMVSAQIRCKLLKSRQTPEGEFLPLDQLELDVGFSTGADQLFLVSPLTICHVIDSKSPFYELSQRSMQTEQFEIVVILEGIVETTGSAVWHLGTAPYTRSLLQHGIVSPTP
- the kcnj3a gene encoding G protein-activated inward rectifier potassium channel 1 isoform X1, which codes for MSALRKKFGDDYQIVTTSSSGSGFNQAAPEKKRKRQRFVDKNGRCNVQHGNLGGETSRYLSDLFTTLVDLKWRWNLFIFILTYTVAWLFMASMWWVIAYIRGDLNRAHDDKYTPCVANVYNFPSAFLFFIETEATIGYGYRYITDKCPEGIILFLFQSILGSIVDAFLIGCMFIKMSQPKKRAETLMFSEHAAISMRDGKLTLMFRVGNLRNSHMVSAQIRCKLLKSRQTPEGEFLPLDQLELDVGFSTGADQLFLVSPLTICHVIDSKSPFYELSQRSMQTEQFEIVVILEGIVETTGMTCQARTSYTEDEVLWGHRFFPVISLEEGFFKVDYSQFHATFEVPTPPYSVKEQEEALLIASPLAAPSLCNSGEKNNSLDCLELLEVAEASAKLPTKLQRMAGRDGLPRKLLRMSSTTSEMTYSLGDLPMKLQRISSVPGVSDEKQASKAGRITTEPISKSVADLPPKLQRLAGGGGRMDGHLPPKLRKMNSDRFT